CCGGAACTGGGCGATCAGTGCCTCGTTGTGTGCCTTCATGTCGGTAGGGAGCGTCATGTCCCCTCCAGGTAGGTTGTCCGTAGCCCCCGCGCCGTCTCCGTGAACAGTGCCCGCAACTCCGGCGGCCCAAGCACCTCCACCTCGGCGCCGAGCTTGAGCAGCTCCATGTGCCCGTGCACCGCCGACTCGATCGGCACGGTCGTGCGCAGCCAGCCGGCCGCGTCGGGCGGCCCGGCGCCGGCGGTCGCCGCCCGGGACATGCCAGGCGGGAAGATGAACGGCATCCGGGCCAGCGCCGCCACCGTCATGCGCACCTCGGCGACCGCGGCGTAGAGGTTGTCCTCGTACCGCTGGGCCCACTCCTGCCAGAACTCGGCCAGGTCGAAGCCCGCCGGCCGGCCGAACCCCTCCTCGAGCGGGTCCACCGCCAGGAAGTTGCTGACCCGGTACGCGGTGACCCGCTCCTTGGCCCTGGCGACCAGGTACCAGCGGCCGGCCTTGAGTACCACGCCGAGCGGGGCGAGCGTGCGGGTCACCTCCCGCGGCGCCTTCCACCGCAGGTAGCGGGCCTGCACGAGGCGCTCGTTCCACACCGCGTCGGCCAGCACGGCCAGGTGCGGGGTGTGCTCGTCGCGGCGGAACCAGCCGGGCGCGTCCAGGTGGAAACGGTCCCGGATGCGCCCGGCCCGCGCGCCCAACTCGGTGGGTAGCGACGCGCGCAGCTTCAGCTCCGCCGCCGTCAGCACCGCGCCCAGGCCCAGCTCGGCGACCGGGCCGGGCACACCGGACAGGAAGAGCGTCTCGGCCTCGTCGACGGTCAGCCCGGTCAGCCGGGTGCGGTAGCCGTCCAGCAGCTGGTAGCCGCCGGTGGGGCCGCGGTCGGCGTACACCGGCACGCCCGCGGCGCCCAGCGACTCGACGTCCCGGTAGATGGTGCGCACCGACACCTCGAGCTCGTCCGACAGCTCCTGCGCGGTCATCCGGCCGCGGGTCTGCAGGAGCAGCAGCAGGGACAGCAGGCGGCTCGCTCGCACGCCGCCGAACCTACCGCCGATACCTGACCGGGTGTGTCAGGATCTTCCCCATGCATCCGGCTGTCCCGGCGTCCGCTCTGCCCGCTGTGGGGGACGGTGTCGACTTCACCGAGGCGTGGCTGCGCAACCGGCGGCTGTCCGAGCACACCCGGGACGCGTACC
This genomic stretch from Phytohabitans rumicis harbors:
- a CDS encoding helix-turn-helix transcriptional regulator, with translation MRASRLLSLLLLLQTRGRMTAQELSDELEVSVRTIYRDVESLGAAGVPVYADRGPTGGYQLLDGYRTRLTGLTVDEAETLFLSGVPGPVAELGLGAVLTAAELKLRASLPTELGARAGRIRDRFHLDAPGWFRRDEHTPHLAVLADAVWNERLVQARYLRWKAPREVTRTLAPLGVVLKAGRWYLVARAKERVTAYRVSNFLAVDPLEEGFGRPAGFDLAEFWQEWAQRYEDNLYAAVAEVRMTVAALARMPFIFPPGMSRAATAGAGPPDAAGWLRTTVPIESAVHGHMELLKLGAEVEVLGPPELRALFTETARGLRTTYLEGT